atatccctttaaTATCTTCGTCGtcttttattttgacattatgATAAACGCTTACAGATAAGCATATGTCTTATCATCATTTTATAGGTTATCAGTGTTCTTGTGATCTAACGTGAACTAAACATGGTAGtcatctttgttttgttcacaatttGCTGCATTAACTTTGACTCTGTTTCTTGTAGTGATGATAGGATTTCTAGACTTGAGAAACTTGTTGaagcacaaaatatcaaaattgacagGTTGGAAAACAAACTGCTCAGCTGTAAGGCATGTATTGATATCCAGCGTTCCAATAACACTAGTTCGTTGCTGTCTCATCAAACCTTAACTTTTCCTAACGACAACAATCAGGAAGCGGAAAAAGATAAAGTGGATGTGTCAAACAACAGACTGCTGAAAGGTATATTGTGATTTCATTTATTTGCGTTGGTTTCGACTGTCGTATtctcaattggtctcttgtgggcagttgtctcattggtttgctactatatcttcttattttatattggGTATCAGCTGTTTCTTGATGAGACTGTCggcaaagtgagagggttagcgctataaaaccaggtttaatccaccatttttttacatttgaaagtgcctgtaccaagtcaggaatatgacagttcttgtccattcgtttttgatgtgttttgttatttgcttttgtcatgtgattatggactttccgaattgattttcctataagttaagtatttttgtgattttactttttataagatTTACTGAATACCTGTATTTTGTCGacaaaattaatatattatttattatcgACATTCCACACAATCCAAGAAAATTAGTAACTTCCGAGTATAAACGAATCTCaacatgtataaattataatGATGAGTTCGTCCTTCGATGAAATGATAGCAGTTGAATTAAACGGAATCCCAGTATTTAAACCGCTAAGGTATTTCATTTGCATAACCAATATATCTCAATCCAATATAACAAAAACTCTTTTAATACTTCTTTAACCAATAATGAATATATAGTTTGTATTTTCAAAACTGTAATTCACTCATGGGAATTTCCTCCAGTCGTATGcatatcattttgaaaatattgttttaattttttggcaTTCATATTTAACTAGCATGCAGATATCCTAAATAGGTCAACAAGAGAAACAACTGTCTGCTTGCGTGCAATCAGAACCAAAAGTCAAAAATTCAAATGTTGGTTTAGAAAAGtaattttcgaaaatttcaaacaatagcATTCAAACTAAAAGGTAGGAATACGAAAATTTCAAAGGAAATGACCCAGCCTTTAGTTTTGGAACAAGAAGTACGaggttagacttagactattctTATTTCTTGCATTTTTGTGAAATTCATAATAAGATTTCACAATACGTACAAATGTAACttttatacagtatatatatatatatatatatttattttcagatttagaCCGAAATAGAAGATTACTGTTGTCCGGGACTAACGGTGATTCATTACCAATTATCGCATTTCACGCATACCTTTCCAAAACAGAGATCGACCCGGGACACCATCATACCATAATCTTTGATACTGTTCTTGCAAATTCCGGGAACGGCTATAGCAATAACACCGGAGCATTCACTGCTCCGTTAGGGGGAATGTATGTTTTTGCTTTTACTGTTGTTGGGTATACAGGTACCAGAATGCCAGTTCAGTTGGTTGTAAACAGTAACATTGTTGGAGCTACTGCTGGTGATAGTTTATCGAGTACGTTGTACCCATCATCTTCAACCGTAGTGGTTATTCATCTTAACCAAAATGATGCATGCTTTCTAAGGACGACAACAACTACCGGTTGGAATGTTGGTAATTTGTATAGCAGTGATTGGTCTAGATCATCATTTTCTGCATGGAAGCTTTGATTTGGATTAAtataacttttgaataaaaaggcAATATTAAAAGAAGATGTCTGTTTTAATAGTTGATAGGGTATGTCATTTTGAAGAAGATAAAACAAAGTAAAGACGATTAGATCATAACTACTGAAACAAAGTAATTCAAACAGCGTCATTAGAATAAAACATGTCTAAACTAAATATACCTGACTACTCGCTTACAGTTCAGTAAAACTTAGAGCATCAGTTGGCATGTTGGtagaaaaaacaagaaaattagaaaaattaaaaaaattagaagcACAATTGCTTTTGCATGCATAACTAAAAAAGACTTCCACCAGGCGCCCATTCAAAATAAGTGCTTATAAATACAACTGCCACAttagacatatacatgtatatcaggaGGTCATCCTGTGTTCTAAAGACAAAATACGTTCTGAAGGGGAACATTTTTTAACTGGGCATATATAAAAATTGCAACTTAAAATATCTTAAGAAGACATTGCTAAAATAAAAGgtagcaatagttatcaaaagtatcagggttataattcaatacaccagacgcgcgtttcgtttacataagacttatcagtgacgctatgatcaaaatagttataaagccaaagaagtacaaagttgaagagcattaattagaacccaaagttccaaaaagttgtaccaaataaggctaaggtaatatatgcctgggataagaaagtccttagtttttcggaaaattcattcttttgtaaaactctaatttataatttaaagagTTAGGAGAACGATAATGACGATAAGAAACGGACCAACATAGGAATGGTAAACAGTTTCGGTTCAACTAGCAGCTACTTATAAAACATCCTCATCGAGCAAAGCCATAGACATCAAAATCGTACAATCCATGAAATGTCTAAATAAAAGTGGACACTTATCTAGGCTGTTATCAATCCATATACCTTAAATTAAATGAGCACTACGGTGCTTTGAAGATAAGATTCACAAGAATAGTGACCTTAGATAATCGTTTTAACTTGTGACACGGTTTTAGTATATTTTGCTTttgatgtagaaaagccttagtatttcaaaaaaatctaaaatttgtaaacagtaaatttataaatataaccatatcaatgacaattcatgtcagcacaaaaagtgctgactactgggcttgtgataccctcggggaaataaatctccaccagcagtggcattgacacagtggtggtaaataaactcatgatagatagcaggactaaattttatatataagccagacgcgcgtttcgtctacaaaagactcatcagtgacgacgaatccaaaaaagtttaaaaggccaaataaagtatgaagttgaagagcattgagaaccaaatttCCTAagagttttgccaaatacagcttaggtaatctatgcctgaggtagaaaagtatTAGTATCTGAGGTAGAAAAGAATTAGtatttaaacaaattcaaaaatttgtaatcagttaatttataaatatttgtaatcagttaatttataaatataaccataacaatgacaattcatgtcagcacaaaaagttcTGATTACTGGGCTTGTTATACCCTCGGGAaaaaaatctccaccagcagtggcatcgacccagtggttgtaaataaactcatcatagataccaggactaaatttagtatatacgccagacgcgcgtttcgtccaaaaaagactcatcaatgacgctcgaatccaaaaaagttaaaaaggccaaataaagtacgaagtttaagagcattgagaaccaaattcctaaaagttttgcaaaatacagctgaggtaatctatacctgaggtagaaaagccttattatttttaaaaaatcaaaaatttgtaaacagtaaattcataaagataaccatatcaatgacaattcatgtcagtacAAAAAATGCTGAATActaggcttgtgataccctcggggaaataaatctccaccagcagtggcatcgatccagtggttgtaaataaactcatcatagataccaggactaaatttagtatatacgccagacgctcgtttcgtctaaaaaagactcatcagtgacgctcgattccaaaaaagttaaaaaggcaaaataaagtaccaagttgaggagcattgagaaccaaaattcctaaaagttttgctaaatacagctaaggtaatctatgcctgaggtagaaaagcattagtatttcaaaaaatttaaaaatttgtaaacagtaaatttataaatataaccatatcaatgacaattcatttCAGCACAAAAACCAAAGCACTTTTCAGGGTAAACTTCAGACGGAACACTTAAAGCCGAAAAAGTGAAAGCAAAAGATATGGAAAACGATCAATTGAAGACCTATGTAACCAAATAGGATACCTAACGTTTTCTAAGGCGATCCATGCTAAAGGGTTTTTAAAACCTTAATTTCTAACCATTTCAAAAGTTCTAACAGAAATATTAGAAAGGtctgttataaatcatgtcagtaccgaagtgcTAACTACAAGAATGATGATAACCTGGGGGATTGATATTCCTAAAGCAGAattatcgacccagtgatgtaaaaaatgttaaaaaaaccgCTATAATTTTTATGTGTTCGAAGCGCTATTCTGGAATTACCTTCATCGGTAAACGatatttgaaagccaaagatGTATACGAACCGACATACATT
Above is a window of Mytilus galloprovincialis chromosome 7, xbMytGall1.hap1.1, whole genome shotgun sequence DNA encoding:
- the LOC143082020 gene encoding uncharacterized protein LOC143082020; this translates as MVVIFVLFTICCINFDSVSCSDDRISRLEKLVEAQNIKIDRLENKLLSCKACIDIQRSNNTSSLLSHQTLTFPNDNNQEAEKDKVDVSNNRLLKDLDRNRRLLLSGTNGDSLPIIAFHAYLSKTEIDPGHHHTIIFDTVLANSGNGYSNNTGAFTAPLGGMYVFAFTVVGYTGTRMPVQLVVNSNIVGATAGDSLSSTLYPSSSTVVVIHLNQNDACFLRTTTTTGWNVGNLYSSDWSRSSFSAWKL